From the Musa acuminata AAA Group cultivar baxijiao chromosome BXJ1-2, Cavendish_Baxijiao_AAA, whole genome shotgun sequence genome, one window contains:
- the LOC135594670 gene encoding protein NTM1-like 9 has protein sequence MAEEIYEEPSGGYKFTPTDRILIVEYLHKKANDAPVPLDLIPEADVYAREPWWLSYEFEYAAEKGEFYYFTRMKRSNASNGRLSRIVGGFGHWRASIERKSVTDEEGRVIGTRMGFKFFVDVIDRQSNKKRTTGTKWVMYEYRLSGHLAHTRVDKEVILCHFKPSGRGIFSIGRQPTHQYELSSGWQSEEAYADTTHGVNPSCDTMIKAEEAGGFAAASLAATPLGQQAGYEHDPTPVQQLLLPLSAAVPPHARYEFDDLLESIVDNTSKPNVSGPVMQTATAACYDRRRPLSSAQGWLAQNPLVEGNSTPYHEDSPRKNLTGSSNSGWTLQQSGQSQFSWVEDSRHCFRSRRIAEWSQVHFANPSETSYNNGQPVLTRSSNKQGSPEPTVFNDDSGT, from the coding sequence ATGGCGGAAGAAATCTACGAAGAGCCTTCCGGAGGATACAAGTTCACACCAACGGATCGCATATTGATTGTGGAGTACCTTCACAAGAAGGCCAATGACGCTCCCGTCCCTCTCGACCTCATCCCCGAAGCAGACGTCTATGCTCGAGAGCCATGGTGGCTGAGCTACGAGTTCGAGTACGCTGCGGAGAAGGGCGAGTTCTACTACTTCACCAGGATGAAGCGGTCCAACGCTTCCAACGGCAGGCTGAGCCGCATCGTCGGCGGGTTCGGCCACTGGAGAGCGAGCATCGAACGGAAGAGTGTCACCGACGAGGAGGGTCGCGTCATCGGGACTCGTATGGGTTTCAAGTTCTTCGTAGATGTGATCGATCGCCAAAGCAACAAGAAGAGGACCACGGGCACCAAGTGGGTCATGTACGAGTACAGGCTTTCCGGCCATTTGGCCCATACGCGTGTGGACAAGGAGGTGATCTTGTGCCACTTCAAGCCGTCGGGAAGGGGCATCTTCAGCATCGGGCGGCAGCCTACACATCAATATGAACTGAGCTCGGGGTGGCAGAGCGAGGAAGCCTATGCCGACACAACGCATGGTGTTAATCCCAGCTGTGACACCATGATCAAGGCGGAGGAGGCTGGCGGTTTCGCAGCTGCATCTCTCGCTGCGACGCCGCTGGGGCAGCAAGCAGGATACGAACACGACCCCACGCCTGTGCAGCAATTACTGCTGCCCTTGAGCGCCGCCGTGCCACCCCACGCAAGATACGAATTTGATGACCTGCTAGAATCGATTGTGGATAACACCAGCAAACCTAATGTGTCAGGGCCGGTCATGCAAACTGCAACGGCAGCTTGCTATGACCGCCGCCGTCCGTTGTCTTCTGCGCAAGGCTGGCTGGCCCAGAATCCCTTGGTGGAGGGGAACAGCACGCCGTATCACGAGGATTCACCCAGGAAGAATCTGACGGGCAGCAGCAACAGTGGATGGACTCTGCAACAGAGCGGACAATCACAGTTTTCTTGGGTTGAAGACAGCAGACACTGCTTTCGAAGCCGCCGTATTGCAGAGTGGAGTCAAGTGCACTTTGCCAATCCATCTGAAACAAGCTACAACAATGGGCAACCAGTTCTGACTAGGAGCAGCAATAAGCAAGGGTCACCGGAGCCAACCGTCTTCAACGACGACTCAGGCACTTGA